From Vibrio artabrorum, a single genomic window includes:
- a CDS encoding F0F1 ATP synthase subunit epsilon: MATITFHLDVVSAEKQIFSGLVETFQVTGSEGELGIFHGHTPLLTAIKPGMVRIVKQHGHEEIIYVSGGMVEVQPGTATVLADTAIRGEELDAAKAEEAKRKAVENIQNQHGDMDFAQAAGELAKAIAQLRVIELTKRRR; the protein is encoded by the coding sequence ATGGCAACAATAACCTTTCACCTAGACGTTGTAAGTGCTGAGAAACAAATCTTCTCTGGCCTTGTTGAGACGTTTCAGGTGACCGGTAGCGAAGGTGAACTTGGTATTTTCCATGGACATACTCCGCTGTTGACCGCTATCAAGCCTGGTATGGTGCGTATTGTTAAGCAGCACGGCCACGAAGAAATTATTTATGTTTCTGGTGGTATGGTAGAAGTTCAACCTGGTACTGCAACTGTACTGGCTGATACGGCTATCCGTGGTGAAGAGCTAGACGCAGCAAAGGCGGAAGAAGCTAAACGCAAGGCTGTGGAGAATATCCAAAATCAGCATGGCGACATGGACTTCGCACAAGCGGCTGGTGAATTGGCTAAAGCCATTGCTCAGTTACGAGTCATCGAACTGACGAAGCGACGCCGTTAA